A genomic stretch from Gemmatimonadota bacterium includes:
- a CDS encoding family 10 glycosylhydrolase: protein MPTLQTSSPHLGHLQPRGTRRLIYVSDPSNTTSHLSVPAAKPEELRQIVRNYASAGSIDTLVQEIFAEAMTMFWRTDKCPYDIRHQHQRLVPIMDTGIMPVEVYIDECHKQGMEFIAGFRMNDRHGHHTEFFKKLCDEKPEWVLREYKPSTRRAPPENRKYGCSLNYAIPEVRAFLLAIMEEVANRFDIDGMEFNFTRLAECFPRAELSHSHSTMTGFIRQVRNMLDNAHSPTGRDRNLILGVRVPQQMAGCKKLSLDVPTWIKEGLIDYVAPGDFGFTDFNEKYEDFVSIARQHDCYVYPQVQPRLSIDTEILMDMPQYRAALQNFYAAGADGFSTQNYFFHWGPQFEPPGTNGAKIPTMYPAAMNDLVELKDPQNIGPDRHYTFRSLWANSKSLGEVYIKEELVLSRPKMGQRDTFRFRLCEHLPSEPIPSENTLTFFAQGLSKEDALTVDINGTKIPSQDLKWTWPDNDQFPSCTIALSNPPFIYGDNHLGLTISKSAENIEEHIVIDHIECGIQSHSQTGKQ from the coding sequence ATGCCAACTCTACAAACATCATCCCCACACCTGGGCCACTTGCAACCCCGTGGCACGCGCCGTCTCATCTACGTCAGCGACCCCTCAAACACCACCAGCCACCTCAGCGTCCCGGCGGCCAAACCCGAAGAACTGCGCCAGATCGTTCGCAATTACGCCTCCGCGGGCAGTATCGACACCCTCGTACAGGAAATCTTCGCCGAAGCAATGACCATGTTCTGGCGAACCGACAAATGCCCTTACGACATCCGGCATCAGCACCAGCGCCTGGTACCCATCATGGACACAGGTATCATGCCCGTCGAAGTCTATATCGACGAATGCCATAAACAGGGTATGGAATTTATCGCTGGCTTTCGAATGAACGACCGCCACGGCCACCACACGGAATTCTTCAAAAAACTCTGCGACGAAAAACCCGAATGGGTACTCAGAGAATACAAACCCTCCACCAGACGCGCACCGCCCGAAAACCGCAAATACGGGTGCTCCTTAAACTACGCCATACCCGAAGTACGCGCCTTTCTCCTCGCCATCATGGAAGAAGTCGCCAACCGCTTCGACATCGACGGCATGGAATTTAACTTCACCCGTCTCGCAGAATGTTTTCCCAGAGCTGAACTATCACACAGCCACAGCACCATGACCGGCTTTATCCGACAAGTCCGCAACATGCTGGACAACGCCCACTCCCCAACAGGCAGAGACCGAAACCTCATCCTCGGCGTACGCGTACCCCAGCAAATGGCGGGCTGTAAAAAGCTGAGCTTAGACGTACCCACCTGGATCAAAGAGGGCCTGATCGACTATGTCGCACCTGGAGATTTCGGATTCACCGACTTCAACGAAAAATACGAAGACTTTGTATCAATAGCCCGGCAACACGACTGCTATGTCTATCCCCAGGTACAACCCAGACTCAGTATCGATACAGAAATTCTCATGGACATGCCCCAATACCGCGCAGCATTGCAAAACTTCTATGCCGCAGGCGCCGACGGCTTCTCGACCCAAAATTACTTCTTTCACTGGGGACCTCAGTTTGAACCCCCGGGAACTAATGGCGCAAAAATCCCCACAATGTATCCAGCGGCAATGAACGACCTCGTAGAATTAAAAGACCCGCAAAACATCGGCCCGGACCGACACTACACATTCCGTTCACTCTGGGCAAATAGCAAAAGTTTGGGCGAGGTCTATATCAAAGAAGAACTCGTCCTCTCCCGCCCAAAAATGGGACAACGAGACACCTTCAGATTTCGCCTGTGTGAACATCTCCCCTCAGAACCCATCCCTTCAGAAAACACCCTGACTTTCTTTGCACAGGGCTTGTCAAAAGAGGACGCCCTCACAGTTGACATCAACGGCACCAAAATCCCATCTCAAGATCTGAAATGGACTTGGCCCGATAACGACCAATTCCCATCGTGTACAATCGCGCTATCAAACCCGCCATTTATTTATGGCGACAACCACCTGGGCCTGACCATCTCAAAATCTGCTGAGAACATCGAAGAGCATATCGTCATAGATCACATAGAATGCGGGATACAATCCCATTCCCAGACGGGCAAACAATAG